The Fulvia fulva chromosome 1, complete sequence region GCGATGTCATATCGGCCAACGTGAAGAATCTACTATCGAAGGAGACACCGAACGGCGCGACAACGAACGGCGAAGCTCCTCAGGACAGCGCCTCTGATGACGACGACTGGGATCCCGAAAAGCCCACAGAACCTGTCGCCACAGCAGAcaacgacgacgacgacgacgactgGGACCCAGAAAAGCCCGCCGACCCCGAACCCGCCCCAAAGCCCACCACCACCTCAAACTCCAACCCCGACCTCCCCGACCTCACCTGGGGCAACGAAATCTACTCAGTCCGCTTTCCCCGCAAACAACCCAACGACAAAGCTCTACCCCACGACGGCATCTTCCGCCCACCTTTCGGCTGGCGCTACCACTACCACCTCGAAGAAGCCGTCGAGGCGCCTGAATATGTCGTGCCATGGGAAGCATTCCGTGCGTTGGCTGATGAGTACGGCTTGGAAATGATGTATCGGAAGGGGTTTAGGGAGGTGTTCGAAGATGAGACGCAGGATCCTGAGTTGGGGATGCTGGCGGAGCGGATGAGGGTGTTGAGCAGGGATCGCACGGCGGGGGAGAAGAGGGATGGGTTGTTGGTGAAGGAGAGGGAGATGGAGGCGGCGGGGTTTTATCATGCGTTTTGTTTTTACAAGACTTGAGCGTGGTGCAGCTCTGGGGGCTGGATTGGAGCGAGGTAGCTTCAATGTCACTGCTCGGGACCCAAAGGGTTCTGGGAATCTTGGCCTCAGACTTGCTCGTTCCTCTGTTGCTTCACTGTGATCTCTCCGGCAGACTCGATCTGCCTCTCTTATTTCCATGCTTCAAATGGGCTCTAACCCAGGATGTGCTTTCGCGGCCCCAACAGGGCATGTGGCAGAAATAGCCAGCATGGCACAGATGTCTTCATCAACGGCAATCATGGATGTGCTGCATGCGGAACTTTCGACGAACTCACAGCTCGGGGTCTCTCTCTCGCTGCTTTTACTTTTGCTTCTGTTGAATGAGAGTGATAACGATATTTTGGGGCCTTTTGTCTTGGGGAATTGTGCTTGCAATGGACGGGTATCCGTTCGTACAACGTTAATGATATGATGCTGTTGGTGATGTATATGCTGATGTCGATGCTGATGCTGATGCAGGCTGTGGAGAAAAAGGCCGGAATATACatgtatatatatatatctcTCTCCCTCCCCATGCATTGCTCGCTCGCTTGCTCAAGCCCAGACAGAAACCAATCACGCTTGCCTTGTCCCGATCATGCCTACAAGGTTTCCGAGATTACGGGCAAGTGACCTGCACACTCTGCCATCCACCACCAATCGGAGGCTGGCACTTCGTCTCTCCGACTGCTGGAACATGTCTAGCCACAAAGTTAGTCATTGGAGTTTTGGGGTCGTCATCTTGCACTTTGGCGTACTCCGAATCAGCCGATTCATTGCAAGCGTTGTTCGTGAACAGCTTGACAATGCAACCCGCCCTTGAGCCCTCGAGGAGCGCGTATTGCACGGAGTTCGTGTTGGCTGGGAACTGTTTGCAGCCGCCGAAGCCGTCGTCGATGGAGACTGAGGGGCTGATGAGGTTGTCCGGGGAGCAGGTGGTGTCGCCGTTGCCGTACTCGCTGAAGCGGAAGGAAGGGTCGGCGACGGCGAAGGTCAGGGTGGCGGTCAGGGCGAGGAGGGAGGTTGGAATTTGCATCTTGAAGATTGTGATGTTAGGTTCTGGTGTTGATGGAGTTGGATGCTGGTGCTGAGGACTTTACGTTAGCTGTTGAAAAGAGTGCAGGACTTCGTCCAATTTATATATCCTGCGTCACCGAGACATGTGATTCAATACGATGTTGATCATCCATTTTTTACACTTTGATCCCTGACCGTCTTCGGATGGCCGGCCTACCCGATCAAGGAGTTGCTATATGTGAGCGGTGCGTACCATCCCAGCCGGGAATCGGGTCGGGGTAGCGCGGAGCGAGGCTGTGACCAAGAAGGCAAGGGTCTGACGCCACAAATAGTATCATAAGTCCTCTGAGCTCGGCCGACTTCGACATAGATCTGGTGATAATGGCTCGATGCTGCGTTGGCTCGTTTGGGACCACCTGCCTCGTAAAGTTGGCCTGCGAGATGCTCGTGTTCAGGTCTTGGAACGAGACATGACGATTGTGCGAAAATCGCAAGCCGTCGGAGTGCGAAACGCGCTGCTGCTCTGATGGATATTCTGAGAATACGAAGTGTCAGACAAAACCTTGATATGATCATCCTAGAGGGACATATGTGCGCCAAGGTGTGGACGGAAGCCACTGGATCGAAGATGTCGAGTCGCTAAGTGTGCAGGTTCGAGGAAGCATCAAGGGCACAGGATGATTGAGGACACATCAAAAATTGGAACAGATGTCTCTTCAAGGTGTCTTCCATGCTTCCAAGAAAAAAAAGAGCGATCGTGGTCAAGTGGTTCTAGCTTGCGCCGTTGACGGCGTCTCGAGTATGCCCAGTGAGGTATGATGAGGCATGATGAGGCGTCGCGCACTGCGTCTCCCTTTCGTTCTTGTCAACACCATCAACGTGATGGATTCGTAGTCACGCTGGCCAATGCCGTGTTCCATACTCGATAGGCTCCAGATTTGGTGTTGGAATGTCTGTTGTAAGCAGAGAAGAGAGTGAAAGCGCGCGCGAACTTGTCCTTCCACTCCCACTTTGGTTGTTTAGTGAAGTGCCCCGCGATTGGTGAGCACGTCAGCCTAATATGAACTTCAATGTTCTTCCCTCAATCACTTGTTTCTGTACCACACTTCAGAAGCAGAAACATACACATTGGCTTCCGCAAGATGGCCAACATTGCAGACCACTACGATGGTAAGCACGAACCTCATCCACCTCCGCCCTCTTCATACTGACCCCCCCCCCCCAGATCCCGTCTCAATCGCTGTCATCGGCGGCACCGGTCTACAGTCCCTAGCAGACTTCACTCACGTAGCGACTCTCAAGCCAACCACACCATGGGGCACTCCCTCTTCCCCGATCTCCGTCCTCCACCACCCTTCACCCTCGACCGGCAAGCCAATCCCCATAGCTTTCCTCTCCCGACACGGCCTCCACCATGAACTCGCACCCCATGAAGTGCCAGCACGCGCCAACATTGCTGCTCTCCGTCACATCGGTGTTCGAACCATCATCGCCTTCTCCGCTGTTGGCTCTCTTCAAGAGGCCATCAAGCCTCGCGACTTTGTCGTCCCAGACCAGATCATCGACCGCAccaagggcattcgaccaTTCACATTCTTCGAGGGCGGTATGGTTGGTCACGTTGGCTTCGCAGACCCGTTCGACAACAAGGTCGGTGAGATTGTGAGGAAGCTAGGACACAGCTTGAATGGTGAGGGAGTGCACCTTCACGACAAGGGCACAATCATCTGCATGGAGGGACCACAGTTCAGCACAAGAGCCGAGAGCAACATGTACCGCTCATGGGGCGGGAGCGTCATCAATATGAGTGTCCTACCAGAGGCGAAGCTGGCCAGAGAGGCCGAGATTGCTTACCAGATGATCTGCATGAGCACCGACTACGACTGCTGGCACGACAGTGCTGGAGACGTGACAGTGGAGATGGTCATGGGCAACATGAAGGCTAATGCAGAGAATGCACGTCGATTCGTGGGTGCGGTTCTGGACGAGTTGAGCAAGGAAGAGCACGCGTCACTGGTTGCTGCAACTCATCTGAAGGAGCAGACCAAGTTTGCTGGGAGCATGACTGCGCCTGCTGGTCGCAGCAAGGAGGCCAAGGAGAAGCTGGAGTGGCTATTCCCAGGTTACTTCAACTGAAAGGCATGGCTACATGCACGCTACGAATCGAACGATAGAAACTACGATACCCTGCCGCGAGGCGCGATAGATCAATCAACTTGACGAAAGCTGAATACTGGCAGGCCACGAAACTTTTACCGTTGGATCCTCATGATTGCGGAGCCTTGGAAATGACCAGATCTCTGTAACTGCTACGATACATCTTGGTGCTGACATTGGCAGATCTGGACAACAAATTCTGCTACGGAGTCACGCTCCACGGCCCTTCCCTGCTTCACAAAAGCTTTCGCCTCACCAACACCTTACCACCTCGTAACCTCAGGCGCCCACTCGTCCCTCGCCGACTTCAGCTCCTCGACCAAGAACCGATACGGCCTATCACCAACCTCTTGCACCCACTGCTCTTCCAAAGAGTCACTCAGCGTAAACCCCTCGCTAGGCAGAAAATACCTCTTCCCCCTCTCCGGATCAACCACAAACCCATGACACCCCCTCACCACATCTTCATGCCCCACCCTCCCACCGAAAAAAGCAGAAATCCCATTAACCACATACCACCCCACAAACGGGGCATCCGGCCTCGGACACACCACAATGACCTTACTAGCGTCTACATCCTGCGGGTCCCAGCGCTCCTgactagcgatgaccttgaGACGCGCTAGGACCTTTTCCTCCAGACGGGAGCCTTCGTCGTCTTGCACTTTGTGGAGATAGGTATATGAGCCGCCTACACGGATGGTTGCGTTGATGTGTGCGACGTAGCATTTTTCGGCGGAGATTGGGATGAAGAGGCCTACGCAGGTTTGGCAGTCGCGGGTTCCGATGGGGGAGCTGAGGGGAAATGGGCCGCCGGTGGATGGGGGGATGTTGCGGTAGTGGATTGTTTCTGGTGGTGGGGATGGGTTTGTATTGTCTTGCATTACTCGTGGTACTTTGGTACTTCGTGCCGGTAGAGAGGAGGCGCGGAGCAGGGGAGGGGGAGTATATCATCAGCAGGCAGCAAACTGGGCTTTAACATGTTTTGCTTTTGCTTTGTTACAGAAGGAGAAGGGCGATGGGGCTGGAATCGACGCGAGCGGTGCTATGCTGTGCTGCGCAGCCTCCCTCGTATCGTCCCACCTGGATTGTTGCAACGCCACTACCTTACAGATCACGTATCGTAGCTGAATGATTACACTCATGGTCACTTCCTCGATCCACCACCGATGACCCCTCATGCCATACCAGTCAATCCAGACATCGCAGTCTCTTTACTTGGACCTCCAGGCACGGGTTCGTGTTGTACGCCGCGAGACTTCTGATCGCGGGCGGGAGATTTTCGACTGTGGGGTGTTGACGGACAAGACAGGGACGAAACGTTGAGGGTCGTAGCGGGAACGGGGAGTGAGGCTGGGGATATGAAGGGGAGCGATTAGCAGAGGCAGATATATGTAATGGGAGCGGCAGGATGGTGTAGCAGTACTGGGTTACTGGTCTGGGAAAGGGCAACATGAACACAAAAGCACTTTGACTAGACACAGAGTACCCAGACTACAGACCTAGCCTTCTTCTACGACAGGGAAGCACCCCCTCAACTCATCGGGAAGCCCATCCGGAAACAAGTCCTTGGGTGCCTTCCGCTTCTTGCGGTATCTGTCTGTGGCATTCCTCAGGTGCCCCAGCGTCGATTCCCTCAACTTATCCGGAACCTTAGCGCCAATGCGATGCTCAATCCGTACCACATTCCTGATCGCCGATATGCCTTCACGCACATTGCTGAGAGCACTGGAAGCCTCCAAAGTCAGCCTACTGACACGCTCGGCCCACATCCATCCTTCCTCGATGGCCTCCTTCGATCCATCCTAAGAGATCTCCGGAAAATCCTCCTCGAGATCGGCAGGTAGACCAGTGTTGGGGAAGAGAGCGACCAAGTCGTTACGCTTCTTCTTGTAGTAAGCGTTGGCTCGCGCCATCTTACCGTCACCTACAGCCTTCCAGGTGTCGTAGCGGACGTTGCTCTGTGGCTGGGGCTGCTTGAAGTAATCGAGAGCCTGCTCTCGCAGAGTGCGGGCGGAGACTAGCTTTGCCTTTGCGTTCTGCACTTCAGCATTAGGTGCAGGTGGTGGAGATGCGGTAGCAGCATCGTTCTCAGAGCTCAAGGCCGAGGCCTGCTTCTCTCTGATGAGACGACGCAGCTGACCTGTACCTTGAGGCTTGTGCTTCGGCTCGCTCAAGTCGAGATCGTTGAACTCCGGGAAGACCTTCGCGTCATCAGAGAGAAGCTTGCCATCGGCCATGAGTGAGGCAAGCTCAGCACGATGCTCATTGTACTTGCTGTTGGACGCCTTGAGATCGTTGACACGCTCCATTGACCAGTCACCGATGACTCTGGCTCTCGCCATGTCGCGCTCAACCCATGCAGCCTTGAGCGCCTCACGTGCAGCCTTCTTCTGATCCCGCAACGCTGGCTTGGCTGTCTTGGTGTCGTCCGAGCCTGAACTGTCGCCAGCGTCTGCAACAGCGATCTTCTTCTCGCCATTCTCGTCGTAGCCAAGCTCCGCGAGTTGTTGAATGTGCTCGCTGATCTTGTTCACCTTTGCAAGCTCGTCTGGAATCAAGACAGCACCATCCACCTGCTTCTCTTGAGTCTCCTTTGCCAAACGCAGCTTCTTGACTAGCTTCTTGGCTTCTCTAGCTTTCTCTGCTTCTGGATCGATCTGAACTGGCTCCGAGTCTTGTGCGGTGACAGCGACAGCCGAGTCGAGCTGCTCAGGCGTAGCATGCTCCTCCTTCGTGACAACCTCTGGAGCTTGAGCGACACTGTCAGCTGCCACAGTAGTCCCCTCCGCGGCCGAAACCTGAGTTGAACGCTCGGTAGTCTCGTCAACCTCAGGAACAATACTCACGGAGGTATCGACAACCTTGCGCGCGAAGGCTTCTGGCAAGTTGAAGGTCTTGGAGAAGTCCTTGAGACCGCCAAGCGTCTCCGACTGCTTCAGAACACCGACTGGACGTATCTCAAGCTGAGCCTTTCCAATAGCTTGGTCATAGCCCGAGCGTTGCTTCTGCATGGACAGATCAGCGGGTGTAAGAAGAGCATCGAAGCTAGCCTGACGGCTTGCTTGTGGTCCTCCAAGACCGGGTGGAGCGACGGGCTTTGGTGCCGGAGTAGAGAGGTGTTGGGTCTCATACTGTAGAGCTTGAGCATGAACGTCGCCAAATATATGCTTGGTCCACCAGTCTGTCTGGAACGGACCTGGTGCGAATGGGTCCACAGCCGTGGCAGCATGGCTCGAGGGCCGCATCTGAGGCAGCGATACATTTCGTTGAGCGACTGGTCCAGGCTGTCCTTGCCAATTGCTTGCCGATGAGGTTGGAGCAAAGAACGGCGGCGCTCTTGGTTGCCACGGCGACGGCTGAACCTTCGCTTCTGGTGCAGACGATAGTGAGGAACGAGGCTCACCGCTCGACTTGAACTCGATGAGGTCAGCCGGTGTGCCTTCACGTCGTGAGACTGGCGTGGGAGTGATGTTCTTCTCTGATGGACCAGCATTGACGATCTCGGGTTCAGACGCTGAAGCAATTTTCTTTGGAGATGGTGCGCCTGTTACTGCAGCGATGGAGTGCTTTGAGGTGTCCATGGCGTCCACATCACGTGTGCCGTGGTGCTTTGAGCATGGCTCACCGTCAGGACGATCGCAGTCGAGGCAGATACCGCAATCCTCTGTACCATGGTCGTGCATGCCGCACTTCTCGCAGGTGAGTGCTTTCTCCAGCTCCGTGGTATCTTCCGCCTGCTCGACATCAACCTTGGCCGATGGCTTCGTAAGCAGCTCGCCGAACACAACGTGTTGACCGTCCTGCATGCGATCATGGACTGCCGAGCAAGGAGCGCACAGCTTCGAGTCGTCGGATGTCACGTACCAGCGGTGGCATCCCTTGCACTGAGCATTGTGTCCAGCTGACCGCGTGTGGACGGAGGTGGTATCAATGTCCCTCAATAGATCGGCAGACATGGATCTCGGTGCTGGCTGCTTAAGGTCTGGTGTCGACTCGTAGAAGCTCAGGCGCTGAACGTAGGGCGAGTGTGGCTCAGAACGCTGAGAATGCTGCTGAGACCACTGCTGATAGCCTGAATGCTCGCCGACGGCCGGGCTGGAATTCTTGATGTCGTTGGTCTCGTCATCAGTCTGCACTGCTTCGGGCACTGTGTTGACTGGTTGTTCACGAACCATACCGTGCTTCTTGACATGCTCCTCGGTCTGGCTCTGCTCCTTGTCCTCGACAGCTACAGCATTCTCAAGTGGCTGCTCGACAACGGGCACTGATGAGGAAGGACCCTTTTCGTGAAGACGAGCATCATGAGTCGCAACCTTCTCATCCTGCTGCTCGTTGACAGTGTTTGCTGGGTATGCTTGAGACATCGCTGCAGCCACTGCAGCGGCTTGAGCTTGCAGAACAGCACTTGCGCTGGCCTTCTCAGCCTCCTCCTTTGCCTTTGCCTCCCGAATGCGAATGTGTGGCGGGATCTTGCCAGTCGACTTTGCTGCTGGTGATGCGGCAGCAGAGGTCATGGGCGACGACGCTGGTGTGCCCTCGTTCTGGCCAAGCATGGTAGCCATCTCGCTCCACTTCGGGGTTGTACCATTGGCAGTCTGTCGTAGTGGCATTTGTGCTGCCTTTGGTCCGCCGACAGCTGGCACAGGCGGCTTGTTCTTGTCCGACGTCAATGTGAATGGTCGAGTGGCCTGCAGTGGTCGTGTCACGTTCTCCTTGCCTTTACCCGATGTCATGTTTGACATCCAGCCGCTCTGGCTCTGCTGCTCCTTGAGGATCTTGTGCTGTTGGATTACTGCTGCCCGCTGCTGCAAACGACCTGGGGGACCGCCTCTACTCTTTGGCTTCTCGCCGCCTCGAGTAGCTTTGGCGGCAAAGCTAGCAGCTTCTGCCATCTGCTCAGCTGTGAAGCTGAAGGGGTTCTTCGCGCCATCGCGGCTATCAGGCTCCGCTCCTGTGGCAGCGTCGATGCTGGCCGGGGCAGGAGGCTCCTCGAACTGCTCAGCTGGTGGCTCGTGGGCAGAAGTAACTTGCTCCGGCGCGTCATGCTGCGCGTCAGGCAATGGTGCTTCGACCTCAGCCTCGAGCTCCCGCTCACGCTGCAGCAATCTGTCCAAGATTTCGCTGCCGCCGGCATCAGAGTCTTCCTTTGGCACGCCGCTGTCCCGCCGCGAGACCTTGCCATCGTGTGATCCGCTGCTCGTTGGGCGCATGTGCTCAGGGAGCTCAAGGCCGCTGCTGAAGGATGAGGTGGCATTTTCGTCTGGCTTGATAACGGGAGTGATGGCTTGGGCGGAAGTTGATTGCTGTGAGACCCATGCTGCTCGTGGCTCTGGTCGTGGTGACTGGGCCTCGTTGTGAGATGCTTGGGCCTGTGGTGCATCTGCTGGCTGGTTCAGGTCGACCAACTGTGGCTTTGGCGCGGCGGGCTCGTCCAAGCAGCGGCGGAGTAGTGAAGAAGTAGCGAAGAGCATGTGTGTCTGCAGCCAGAACATGCATACCCACGACACCGCGAAGCAGTAGACGACGACACACATGCCCAGTGCGAAGACGAAGATGAAGAGTCTGCCGACATGCTTGACGATGACGATGACGGCCTTGATCTAGTGAGTCATGTCAGTGAGGTAGCAGTAGATGTAGAGAGGCGGATTGCATACCGGAACCCGCAGATCATCGTCCAACAGGAGGAAGACATCCTTGAGCTCAGGCTCATCGCCACCCCCAGAGGCCGATGCCTCGAAGGCGGAAATGTCCATGCTCAACGAGCGCGCGCGGACAAGTGATGCTGCCAGACGGTCAGTGATGTGATGGCGGAGATGTCCAACAGTGTATGTATGTGAGCAGTGGGCAGCAAGGCGGTCTATGTGGTATGTGAGGCAGCGGTGGTGAGAAGAAATTCGGCGTGTGTGTTCAAACGACTTTGGCAGAACTTCTTCGCCACATCCCTGCACGCGTCAACGGTGGATCCGGCGGCTCGGTGCAGACAGCAGACAGCAAGCGACGGGAAGGTGCGTCAATGCCTACCTGCAGGAGGTGTCGGTAAGATACATGATCTGTACAGCAGTGAGTACCTGGTAGCTCAGTCTCGCGTGTGACATGTACAACAGTCAATCGTCAATCGTTGCTGCGTTCCTCATCCTGACCATCACCCTCACCCTCACCCTCACCCTCACCCTCACCCTCACGATGCCGATGCCCTCTTCCGCATGCCGACCTTCAGACCCAATGGCTTCCGCAAGAAGCCCTCCCGCGTCTCCAGCTCGTCCTGGCACAGCTCGAACGCATACCGGCGGAACACAGTCGACACGATCAGCGCCAGCTCCATCTCAGCCTACGAACACGTTAGCCTTCGCCACACCGGGAAGCCGCACCTCAGGCGGTAGCCCGATACTCACCACGTTCCTGCCCACACACGCGCGCGGCCCATAGCTGAACGGAATGAACGCCAACTTCTGCATCTCAGTGAGCTTCTCCCACCGCTCCGGCCTGAACTCCTCGGCATCCGGTCCCCAGATCTCGGTGCTGTGGTGCATGGCATACGCCGGCACGCTGAGCACGACACCTTGAGGGAAGTGGCGACCGGCGACAGTCACACCATCGCCGGGAGGGACGGTACGAGGAAGACCTTGGCTGGATGTGCTGTGGATACGGAGCGTCTCCTGGATAACCATATCGAGGTACTTAAGGTCCTTGACCTGCTCATAGCTGGGCACGTCTGGGCTGGGCAGTGCCTGGTCGAGCTCATCTTGGAGCTTCTTGACCACATTCGGGTGCTTGAGGCAGTGATACAGAAGAGCGCAGGAGGTGTTAGAAGTCGTATCGGAGCCAGCAATAAGCTGTGTCAAAGCCTCAGCGGTGAGTTCTGCTTTGCCCAGCTTGTTGCCATTCTCGTCCTTGCCTTCCATAAGTCTGGCCAGAAGATCCACACGATGGATTTCCCCCTTCTCGGCAGCTTCCAATCGCTGGTTGACGCGAGCTGTGGCGATACCAGACAAGTTTGCGATGGCTGCCATACCCTTGCTGAAGAATGGATCCGGGAAGTGCTTAGCATATGGCTTGATCCATGGCATACAACCAACAGCATTCGACACTTCTCCTCGGCGGTTGAGCACCTCGATGGCTGGGGCATACGTCTTCGGAGCATCTGGCGTAAGCTGGACCTCAGCAATATCGGCACCCTTCTCCAGCATACCAAATGGAGCACCAAAGGCGAGATCACCTATGATATCGAACGCCACATAGTTGAACCAGTGCAGCGCATCGAACTCAGTATACTTGTTGCTACCAGTCTTCTTCGCCAGCTCGTCCCATCTCTGCGCCAGAAGTTCCAGGTTGTGGTGGATATACTGCTCGAAGTGGCCCACACTCTTCGCACTGAAAGTATGGCTAACAGTCTTGCGCTTCCTGGTATGCTCAGCGCGATCTCTAGTATTGAACAGACCACGATGAATCGCCACAAAAGCATCGTAATACTCCGACTTCAGGAACCCTGTACCGTGGCCATACACAATTGGGATCGCCTCCGGATCCGCCACCGAGACGTGGTGAGGTTGTACTCTGACGAATTTGCCGAATTTCTTGTGCAGCTCGAAGACTGTGAGGTACCGCCTGCATCGCCGACACTCGTATAGATACCAGAGGTTGGTGAACTTTGCGAGGAAAGGGCCGGGTACGTCTTGAATGGACCAGTTCCTGATGTATGGCAGGACGTAGTAGAGGATCGGGAGCGCGAGCAGCGCCCAAGGCGTGAAGAGGAACGAGAGAAACATCTCGTGGTCGTCGTTGGCCGCACCACTTCCGCCGCTGCTGCGTTGATGTCGAAGGGACCAAGAATCGGTCGGCGGCAGGAAATATCAGCGCAATGGAGAACGCGAACAGGCGACTCCACTTCTCTGCGACCTGCAATACGGATGGAACTTCTTGGCGGTATTGTCGTTTGTCAATATCAATCACGACCAGAATGCACAGAGAGCTTCAAGAATCAAGTCTTATACCAACCTACAAGGACCGACTGACAGTTCACCACAGCTCCAAATACAACCCGTTCACATGGCCCGAACGACATAACCTTTCCCGTCCCTCATCGCCGGCGTCGACTTCCATCATCGAGAGACACATCACGAGAGCTTCGCTCGCTCACGAGCAGACACACTCCCCGCATCTTCGAACGAACGGGCGACAGCGGTAACAAGCAAAGCGTGGTAAGCTCGGAGAAGATTCGCTGATTGGTGGCTTCGGATGATAGGTTCGGGAGGGCAGGGGCGCGTTTCATTCGTGGAGATGGAACTTGTGGAGGAAGAACGGCGGCCCACGGTTGGGTCTTGGTGAGGGACACTAGGAGGTACGGTGAGATGTGAAGAGCGAGAGGCGAGAGGCGAGGGCGAGAGATGTGCTTCTTATGCCCTTGTGCTGTGGCGCTGTGCATCATGCGAGGCACGTTGTACGTTGAGAGGCTGGGTATTGTATTGATGTGTTCCACTGCAGATGCGTGAGAAACATAGACACAGACGCGGGAATGGGAAAGCCGAGGACTGGACCTTGGACTAGTCTAGTTCTACTTGCGGTGGGAAGCCGAGCCGAGACACAGACTCAGACACAAGACACAGAACAATGAATAAATGAATGagctctctctctctctctctctctctctctctctctctcggATAATGCCAAAATTGTAGTTAATGATATTTGGAGGCTACACTCACGTCGCTAGATCCCCTGTACTGCGACTATACATCATCATCATCGGGCTTTCCATTCCACTACATGCCCACCCCAGCACGACATAACTCTCTCATCGCTACTTTCGGAGCTTGCTAATAGCCTCAAGCTCAGGACACAGCTCAGTCATACAAATCCTCACCGGCGTCGTCAGCGTCACCACCATCCTGGACCACTGTACCGTTCGAGACCGGCTGATTACTTTCAATCTCACGACTTTTCCCCTTCCCTTTCCCTTTCCCTTTCCTCGGACTACTCTGCTGCAGGGACATGCGATCTGTGCGGATGACAAAGTCATCATCCGCATCCGCATCCGCCTTCGTGTCAGCAGCTCCCGGCGCCGATGCGGCATTGGGCCGGAGCACAGGGTGGGAATGATCGCCGCCGCCGCCACTGCCATTCGTAACCACAGAAGCCGGTGGCCCGTTCCTACTGATACGCTTCATGGCAT contains the following coding sequences:
- a CDS encoding Benzoate 4-monooxygenase produces the protein MFLSFLFTPWALLALPILYYVLPYIRNWSIQDVPGPFLAKFTNLWYLYECRRCRRYLTVFELHKKFGKFVRVQPHHVSVADPEAIPIVYGHGTGFLKSEYYDAFVAIHRGLFNTRDRAEHTRKRKTVSHTFSAKSVGHFEQYIHHNLELLAQRWDELAKKTGSNKYTEFDALHWFNYVAFDIIGDLAFGAPFGMLEKGADIAEVQLTPDAPKTYAPAIEVLNRRGEVSNAVGCMPWIKPYAKHFPDPFFSKGMAAIANLSGIATARVNQRLEAAEKGEIHRVDLLARLMEGKDENGNKLGKAELTAEALTQLIAGSDTTSNTSCALLYHCLKHPNVVKKLQDELDQALPSPDVPSYEQVKDLKYLDMVIQETLRIHSTSSQGLPRTVPPGDGVTVAGRHFPQGVVLSVPAYAMHHSTEIWGPDAEEFRPERWEKLTEMQKLAFIPFSYGPRACVGRNVAEMELALIVSTVFRRSCILPTPPAASLVRARSLSMDISAFEASASGGGDEPELKDVFLLLDDDLRVPIKAVIVIVKHVGRLFIFVFALGMCVVVYCFAVSWVCMFWLQTHMLFATSSLLRRCLDEPAAPKPQLVDLNQPADAPQAQASHNEAQSPRPEPRAAWVSQQSTSAQAITPVIKPDENATSSFSSGLELPEHMRPTSSGSHDGKVSRRDSGVPKEDSDAGGSEILDRLLQRERELEAEVEAPLPDAQHDAPEQVTSAHEPPAEQFEEPPAPASIDAATGAEPDSRDGAKNPFSFTAEQMAEAASFAAKATRGGEKPKSRGGPPGRLQQRAAVIQQHKILKEQQSQSGWMSNMTSGKGKENVTRPLQATRPFTLTSDKNKPPVPAVGGPKAAQMPLRQTANGTTPKWSEMATMLGQNEGTPASSPMTSAAASPAAKSTGKIPPHIRIREAKAKEEAEKASASAVLQAQAAAVAAAMSQAYPANTVNEQQDEKVATHDARLHEKGPSSSVPVVEQPLENAVAVEDKEQSQTEEHVKKHGMVREQPVNTVPEAVQTDDETNDIKNSSPAVGEHSGYQQWSQQHSQRSEPHSPYVQRLSFYESTPDLKQPAPRSMSADLLRDIDTTSVHTRSAGHNAQCKGCHRWYVTSDDSKLCAPCSAVHDRMQDGQHVVFGELLTKPSAKVDVEQAEDTTELEKALTCEKCGMHDHGTEDCGICLDCDRPDGEPCSKHHGTRDVDAMDTSKHSIAAVTGAPSPKKIASASEPEIVNAGPSEKNITPTPVSRREGTPADLIEFKSSGEPRSSLSSAPEAKVQPSPWQPRAPPFFAPTSSASNWQGQPGPVAQRNVSLPQMRPSSHAATAVDPFAPGPFQTDWWTKHIFGDVHAQALQYETQHLSTPAPKPVAPPGLGGPQASRQASFDALLTPADLSMQKQRSGYDQAIGKAQLEIRPVGVLKQSETLGGLKDFSKTFNLPEAFARKVVDTSVSIVPEVDETTERSTQVSAAEGTTVAADSVAQAPEVVTKEEHATPEQLDSAVAVTAQDSEPVQIDPEAEKAREAKKLVKKLRLAKETQEKQVDGAVLIPDELAKVNKISEHIQQLAELGYDENGEKKIAVADAGDSSGSDDTKTAKPALRDQKKAAREALKAAWVERDMARARVIGDWSMERVNDLKASNSKYNEHRAELASLMADGKLLSDDAKVFPEFNDLDLSEPKHKPQGTGQLRRLIREKQASALSSENDAATASPPPAPNAEVQNAKAKLVSARTLREQALDYFKQPQPQSNVRYDTWKAVGDGKMARANAYYKKKRNDLVALFPNTGLPADLEEDFPEIS
- a CDS encoding Ecp4 produces the protein MQIPTSLLALTATLTFAVADPSFRFSEYGNGDTTCSPDNLISPSVSIDDGFGGCKQFPANTNSVQYALLEGSRAGCIVKLFTNNACNESADSEHVPAVGETKCQPPIGGGWQSVQVTCP
- a CDS encoding S-methyl-5'-thioadenosine phosphorylase; the protein is MFFPQSLVSVPHFRSRNIHIGFRKMANIADHYDDPVSIAVIGGTGLQSLADFTHVATLKPTTPWGTPSSPISVLHHPSPSTGKPIPIAFLSRHGLHHELAPHEVPARANIAALRHIGVRTIIAFSAVGSLQEAIKPRDFVVPDQIIDRTKGIRPFTFFEGGMVGHVGFADPFDNKVGEIVRKLGHSLNGEGVHLHDKGTIICMEGPQFSTRAESNMYRSWGGSVINMSVLPEAKLAREAEIAYQMICMSTDYDCWHDSAGDVTVEMVMGNMKANAENARRFVGAVLDELSKEEHASLVAATHLKEQTKFAGSMTAPAGRSKEAKEKLEWLFPGYFN